From the Trifolium pratense cultivar HEN17-A07 linkage group LG4, ARS_RC_1.1, whole genome shotgun sequence genome, the window TCAATATCTCAAATTAGTCGTTGTCTGTGTCAAATGTTTCTCAATATGGTCTCTTTGTTGACATCGGTTTTCTAGCACCTTTAAATGCGTTGATGTAGAGTGTTAAGTATCACGTGAACAATGACATTCCGCAAtgattatttgataaaattggTAAAGTTATGGACTAATTTGATGGTAAGATGGAAATGTCCGGGGTTATTTTGATAGGAAGTGCACGAAGACAGATATTTATTTGACAGTAAGTGAAACAATTGAGAAACATTTGACAGAAATAGGGGCTAATTTGAGATATTGAAAGAGTTAAGGATCTATTTGAGAGCGAGTTACAAAGACAGGAACCAATTTGATGGTTTACTCAAATTTACTCAAATTTtttagttgtttattttttagacaAATGTCACTATGTCGGAGGTTAGTTTGTTAGGAATCAGGTTTCCGTGCAGCCACAGACTTCGCGCAGTCTTTCATGCGGTTAGGGATCCATGACCGGTTGGATGGTTCAGAGTTCAAAGCTAgtaatttaagattttttttaaaaaaaaatggttttgtttAGGATTGTCTAATTGGGTGATTGCACGTAGTTTGTGACTGCACTGAATCCAAATTCAAATGTTAGTAGCATAAATTGAACTTTGAGCTTATGGCACTGACTCGTGTCAGACAAAGGGACATGCTTAACTAagagtgtttgtgcttcatagctaCATAGAACTCTTTCTGTGTCCCAACCCTTACTACTGGTAACTCATTCAGGGgctaaaattttgtttttttttttttaattgttacaATCTTGGTTATTTGATTCTAGAGGGGATGAGTTGAGGGTTGTGGTGTGTATTTGGTGTAGGTGAAGTGTCATTGCCTGGCGGGAAAGCGGATGAAGGGGATAAGGATGATGGGGACACTGCAAAAAGAGAGGCAAAGGAGGAAATTGGGTTGGATCCTGAACTTGTCAATGTTGTTACTGTTCTTGAACCATTCTTGTCTAAGGTATCTCTTCTGTTCAACACTTCACTACCTGAACAAaggttatttttgtttataatatctATGGAAATTGTCCTGGTTTGCTTGTGGTTTAATGTGTAATTGAGTATACTACACTTTTGCATGATTAGGAATTTTGCTGTAAATTTTGCACCTTTACACCTTTATGAAAATTAAGTCTGATGGTTTGTTCATGAGATGCTTCTATGCTGGAAactgttaattttttaaagCATCTTTAAATCAAGATGTTCTGTACTATATTTAGCTCATAAAGGAGATTCCATGCTGTAGGAGGAATAAGTGGACATATAGAATGTGTGCTGAGACTGAGAAGATTGGAGATGGTGGGTTACGATTCATGAATTGATGAATTGATAGAACAtactataaaattaaaataatactgTAATAATTTTGTTCTTGAATATTATCGGTGTGTTACTTGTAAATTTTGAATAAACTCAAATTCACTGTCCACAAAAATGAAGTGCAGCTGAGGTACTGAGGATTTTGTTGATAAACCTTATTGTAAATGTTGCCATGGATGCAAATTATCTCATAAACCTTAAATGTCTGTATAAGGTAATGTGGTGGCCATTGGTGAATGGGTTTGACCTAAAGAATCAGATACATACCCTTTGTTATAGTTTACTATAAATCAGAATTCTATCCTGTTTATTGTTTTCAGGAATTTGAACCTGATATGCAGAAACTAATTAGCTGTCTTCATGGTCTACATTTATGGATGTAAGATAAAAGAAATGTTGCATTCAGTGGGTTGTTTCATCCTTTGTTCtctcttgaagaaaaaaaaaattactgaaaCAGTATTGCTTATCGAACTTAACATTGTTTAATGAGTCCACAACATCAAACTTGTGTTTTGAACTGGATAGAGGTGATGTTTTGATAAGGAAATTTATACATATAAACTAGCAGTAGAGATTAATTTAGTGCTCAGAATAAACAGGCATAACAGTGTTCAGAATAACAACACTTCATACATTTAAGACAGTAACAACACTACTGAGTGATCGAAATGTGTTCTTATTAGAAACAATTGGTGAGATGAatcaatttgagaaaatgattgGAAATTTATTTGTTGGATAATGGTCACAGATTCGAAACTTCATGCATTTCTATACTGCTGTCACCACTAGTTATAAATTTGTATCGATGGCAATGATGTTTACCATTCCCTGGTGTGGATAGTTTGCACACCTTTGTGTTAATTTATTTCTCATCTGCTTCGGATTGAAAGGATTCAATGGGGAAAATTTCACCAGTGCTTCTCACCTAACATTGTTTCTTTTGTAGCACCTTCTAAGAGTAGTTCCGGTCATTGGCATACTCCATGATAAGAAAGCGTTCAAACCTGTTCTGAATCCTGCAGAAGTGGAATCAGTATTTGACGCACCTTTAGAAATGTTTCTCAAGGTACCATgcttagttttatttttatcttgcgTCATCTTCATTTTTCATATTCATCTTCAAGTCATCTGATGTTATCATTGCTTTAAACAGGATGAAAAACGGACTCAGGAGGAGAGAGAGTGGATGGGAGAGAAGTATTTGATACATTTTTTTGATTATGATGACATCgagaataaaaaatatctcATATGGGGTTTGACAGCTGGGATTTTGATTAGGGCCGCATCAATTGTGTACAAACGGCCACCAGCTTTCATAGAGCAGAATCCCAAATTCAAGGTTCCACAGGTTGTAAGCAAGGGTAGTTCAATGACTTGAGTTCAATATCTATTTGTATCATATTGTTCTCGATATATATGTTCTTTTCTTCATCCTACAACAATATTCGtcacaaatataatttatattgcatgaAAGAAAGGAAGAGGGTACTATCCATCACTTGGAATTCATATTCCTGCTCACCTTGTGTTAGAACTTAGGATATCTAAGAAAGGGATGGGAACAATGCCGGGCATTGCGGGATCCGGTATAATAAAATGTTGTAAAAGCTTTATTCTATTAAAGAGATGAAGCAAAATGAACTTGGATTGTTTATATCATTTTTAATCTATAGATGTGATGGCAATTTGCTATTTAAGATATTGACATATTTCTCTgtttttaagaattttatttaaggaaatttatattttactaagTGTGTGTAcctaattttgaaaattcacgATTTAAGAGACGAAACACATGTCATTTGGCATCCTAACACTGCACAATACTTCTGCCAAGTTAGTGTTGGAATGTATAGACTTGAATATAGTATAGCTACTTCGTGAGTTTTGcattgaaaatatttgtttccgCCAGAAGGAAAAAAACATCGACAGTTCTACAAAATCTGTCGGCGCTGTTTCCcccaaaaaaaagaagcatGGGGACAGCGAGAATTGGTCGTGTGAATATTgtcaataaattaaaatgatggATCAAATTATACTGATATAACACTTTTGTAATGTTACACCGTTCAATAGGATAGGACATAACGAAACTTACAGTGGATATTTATATAAGCATATGCATGAATATGTGGAAGATAGTTTCAGGTGTGAATCATATATCGAAAGTAACGTAACATACTTTTTAATGAAGCTTAGATGCGTGTAGAAAACATTTCACTATACATTTCACTCAAAATACTTACAAGACGATATCAACATTTTAACAATATAAACTGTCATTGCAAAGCTAATGAATGAACCAAGTTTACAATAAACTGTTCATTGTTGATTGTCCGGTTCTTTTTTTAGGCCCCTCAAGCTCATGATTTTCCTCATTAATTCTCATTTTGGGTGAAAGGCTGGCAGACTAAACATACAGAAGAAACTAGAGAAAGACAGGCATGTAATTTCAGAATCTTACTCACAATCAAAGTCAGTGAAATCCCCACAGAGAAACTGCAAAATATAACCATGATATACCATGTTCAGCTGAATATCTCATAAAATTTCTCGATTACAAGTAAACCCGAGTCTATGGACTCCAACGGATCCTTTCGAAGACGGTGTCTCAAGCAGTTAGGAATGACAGTAGCAATATCCTCTGCACTTACTTTTTCACTTCCCTTGAGAGCAGCAAGAGCTTTTGCAGCTCTATTTGTCACAATGTCTCCTCTTAATCCATCCACATTCAATTCTGCACAAACCTTGGAGATTTTTACCTTGAGTTCATGATCTATTTGAACAGAAGGAAGAAAACTCCTTGCTGAGGTAATTTGTTGTTGTAGCTTTTCCTGTTCTGCTTTGTAAGCCTCTCGAAACTCCTTCGGATTTTTGTCAAAACGAGCTCTTTCCTCCACAATCTTCACCCTTAGCTCAGCATCCCTCACAGTCCCCACTTGAGCATGCATTCCAAACCTATCCAACAGTTGTGGCCTGAGTTCCCCTTCTTCAGGATTTCCTGAACCAATTAGGATAAACCGAGCAGGATGTGCGATCGAAATACCTTCTCTTTCAACTGTGTTCCAACCCGATGCAGCAGAATCCAATAAGACATCAACTAAGTGATCATCCAAGAGATTAACTTCATCCACATATAGAATTCCCCTATTAGCTTTGGCCAATAGGCCAGGCTCAAACGCCTTCACACCTTCGGTTAGGGCTTTTTCAATATCAATTGTCCCGCAGACTCTATCTTCTGTAGCTCCCAATGGCAAATCCACCATGTTAATTTTAGAAAAGACAACTTCAAGTTGCTCTCCTTTCAACACACGCTCTCTCACTTCGATCCCCATAAATTCCGGATCTTCTGGATCTGAATTATATGGGTCGCCGGCAACAACCTTGATTTCAGGAAGCAAATCGATTAATGACCTAACAGTTGTAGATTTCCCTGTTCCCCTATCCCCCATGATCATTACACCTCCGATCTTCGGATCAATCACATTTAGGAGAAGGCAAAGCTTCATCTCATCCTGTCCAACTATGGCAGAAAAAGGGTACACCGGCCTATGACTTTCTTTAGAAGCAATCCTCCATGCCTGAATATGATAAGTTTACAGAAATGAGATGTCACCAAAACAAGCAGCCACAAAAATACAGAAACTGCAAAATTAACAGTAAGAATGGCTGAAGCAAAAATGGCAAAGTAAAAAACAGAATAGTAAAAACTTTCAAGGTATTGTACACTACAATATAAACCTAAACATATTCTTCATTTGACATTTCATGGCAATCAAATTCTGAACTATGAAAACCCTAATGGCCCAATAATTATATCTTCAATCTATGATTTGCTAAAACTAATGACATAACCCATAGAACATGAATTTCTAGTTTAACAAAAATTGGCCACAACAATGGAAAATATCTTACCAACCTGTTCAGTAGAGTT encodes:
- the LOC123924214 gene encoding nudix hydrolase 15, mitochondrial-like, which encodes MISILRTITTSLIPTRISVTKFMDSSSSSSNAIIGGSERLLALAHHLRLYKPPPPFAEDILEQSIEENGGKVVSQLGFPESATTIQNPEKFSPKKAAVLICLFEGDAGDLRVILTKRSSKLSTHSGEVSLPGGKADEGDKDDGDTAKREAKEEIGLDPELVNVVTVLEPFLSKHLLRVVPVIGILHDKKAFKPVLNPAEVESVFDAPLEMFLKDEKRTQEEREWMGEKYLIHFFDYDDIENKKYLIWGLTAGILIRAASIVYKRPPAFIEQNPKFKVPQVVSKGSSMT
- the LOC123924213 gene encoding magnesium-chelatase subunit ChlI, chloroplastic-like, which encodes MASTFRTCSIAVLSSRHHSSPSIHSLSLTKGQAFGCKFCGGIGFHGVKGKSQFPVLSVATDINSTEQAWRIASKESHRPVYPFSAIVGQDEMKLCLLLNVIDPKIGGVMIMGDRGTGKSTTVRSLIDLLPEIKVVAGDPYNSDPEDPEFMGIEVRERVLKGEQLEVVFSKINMVDLPLGATEDRVCGTIDIEKALTEGVKAFEPGLLAKANRGILYVDEVNLLDDHLVDVLLDSAASGWNTVEREGISIAHPARFILIGSGNPEEGELRPQLLDRFGMHAQVGTVRDAELRVKIVEERARFDKNPKEFREAYKAEQEKLQQQITSARSFLPSVQIDHELKVKISKVCAELNVDGLRGDIVTNRAAKALAALKGSEKVSAEDIATVIPNCLRHRLRKDPLESIDSGLLVIEKFYEIFS